From the genome of Bactrocera oleae isolate idBacOlea1 chromosome 2, idBacOlea1, whole genome shotgun sequence, one region includes:
- the E(spl)m4-BFM gene encoding enhancer of split m4 protein, producing the protein MYTAEYENNVNMTAEKQHKKGSYSIKRLLRQLFKTQQQKQKQQQELLDNFANIKKANSLESLESLENSRNADLESVVECISLESCENDANERLAASCDLEDYEFADITTVPVHFFRIAHGTFFWTANTDLPADNDLIEPLYCCTSNQIATTQMQDRWAQS; encoded by the coding sequence ATGTACACCGCCGAATATGAGAACAACGTCAACATGACCGCAGAGAAGCAACACAAGAAGGGCAGCTATAGCATTAAGCGTTTGCTTAGGCAACTCttcaaaacacaacaacaaaaacaaaagcaacaacaagaattGTTGGACAATTTCGCCAATATCAAGAAAGCCAACTCATTGGAATCACTTGAATCGCTGGAGAATTCACGCAATGCCGATCTGGAGTCCGTAGTTGAGTGCATTTCTCTCGAATCCTGTGAGAATGATGCCAATGAACGTTTGGCCGCCTCTTGCGATTTGGAAGATTACGAATTTGCCGATATCACTACAGTGCCCGTACATTTCTTTCGCATTGCTCACGGCACATTTTTCTGGACCGCCAATACTGATTTGCCAGCCGATAATGATCTTATCGAACCATTGTACTGCTGCACCAGCAATCAGATCGCCACCACACAAATGCAAGATCGTTGGGCACAATCCTAA